One region of Streptomyces capillispiralis genomic DNA includes:
- a CDS encoding ferredoxin reductase family protein — protein MTAVHAPPAPPTAGRHPKVVASTGLYALLAANALVVAVFFVRAGFGANALVLLGRLTGLYAALLMAFQLLLVARLPWLDRRIGMDRLTLWHRWVGFGLLWTLLGHAVFITFGYAGMSSMDPVNQLVDLAETVEGVLRAVVALALILVVGAVSARRARRRFAYETWHFIHLYTYVAVVLAFTHQVAVGSTFTASPAATAYWYVLWGAALTAVFAGRLVLPLWRNLRHRLRVTAVVVENDDVVSVHITGRDLDRLPARAGQFFLWRFLTKDRWWQANPFSLSAAPDGRTLRLTAKAAGDGSAALRHLQPGTRVFAEGPYGAFTALHRTRPDTLLIAGGVGVTPIRALLEELPGHAVVLYRVSAEADAVLHGELGELAAAKGAELHLITGPPVPDRLAPAELSRLVPDLTGRDVYVCGPPGMTTAVLRTLRELGVPKRQIHYERFSLAG, from the coding sequence GTGACAGCTGTCCATGCGCCTCCCGCACCCCCCACCGCGGGGCGACACCCCAAGGTGGTGGCGAGCACCGGGCTGTACGCGCTGCTCGCCGCCAACGCCCTGGTGGTGGCCGTCTTCTTCGTCCGGGCCGGGTTCGGCGCGAACGCGCTGGTCCTCCTCGGCCGCCTCACCGGCCTGTACGCGGCCCTGCTGATGGCCTTCCAGCTGCTGCTGGTCGCCCGGCTGCCCTGGCTGGACCGACGGATCGGCATGGACCGGCTCACCCTGTGGCACCGGTGGGTGGGCTTCGGACTGCTGTGGACGCTCCTCGGCCACGCGGTCTTCATCACCTTCGGCTACGCCGGGATGTCCTCGATGGACCCGGTGAACCAGCTCGTCGACCTCGCCGAAACCGTCGAGGGCGTGCTGCGCGCCGTCGTCGCGCTCGCCCTGATCCTCGTCGTCGGCGCGGTCTCCGCCCGCCGCGCCCGGCGCCGGTTCGCCTACGAGACCTGGCACTTCATCCACCTCTACACGTACGTCGCCGTGGTGCTGGCCTTCACCCACCAGGTCGCCGTCGGGTCCACCTTCACCGCCTCGCCCGCCGCCACCGCCTACTGGTACGTGCTGTGGGGCGCCGCCCTCACCGCGGTGTTCGCGGGGCGGCTGGTGCTGCCGCTGTGGCGGAACCTGCGCCACCGGCTGCGGGTCACGGCGGTCGTCGTCGAGAACGACGACGTGGTGTCCGTCCACATCACCGGCCGCGACCTGGACCGGCTGCCCGCCCGCGCCGGCCAGTTCTTCCTGTGGCGGTTCCTGACGAAGGACCGCTGGTGGCAGGCGAACCCGTTCTCCCTGTCCGCCGCGCCCGACGGCCGCACCCTGCGGCTCACCGCGAAGGCGGCCGGCGACGGCAGCGCCGCCCTGCGCCACCTCCAACCCGGCACCCGCGTCTTCGCCGAGGGCCCCTACGGCGCGTTCACCGCCCTGCACCGCACCCGCCCGGACACCCTGCTCATCGCCGGGGGCGTCGGTGTCACCCCGATCCGCGCCCTGCTGGAGGAGCTGCCCGGCCACGCCGTGGTCCTGTACCGGGTGTCGGCCGAGGCCGACGCCGTCCTCCACGGCGAACTGGGCGAACTCGCCGCCGCCAAGGGCGCCGAGCTGCACCTGATCACCGGCCCGCCCGTCCCCGACCGGCTGGCCCCCGCGGAACTGTCCCGGCTCGTGCCCGACCTCACCGGCCGGGACGTCTACGTCTGCGGACCGCCCGGCATGACCACCGCGGTCCTGCGCACCCTGCGCGAACTCGGCGTACCGAAACGGCAGATCCACTACGAGCGCTTCAGCCTGGCCGGGTGA
- a CDS encoding response regulator transcription factor, which yields MEKVRLLVVDDDPPIADLVATVARYEGWDAVTANSGEEALRRAAEFRPDIVVLDLMLPDVDGFGVLDRLRRSGTMVPVVFLTARDGVADRVAGLTRGGDDYLVKPFAVEELMARLRTVLRRSAGPGFQRSVLRVADLTMDEDTREVRRGERLLSLTPTEYEVLRYLMRRSPTVLTKAQILDHVWEYGFGGRSNVVELVVSRLRRKLDDTGAPLIQTVRGFGYVIRQAAE from the coding sequence GTGGAAAAAGTACGCCTCCTCGTCGTGGACGACGACCCGCCCATCGCCGACCTGGTGGCGACGGTCGCCCGCTACGAGGGCTGGGACGCGGTCACCGCCAACTCGGGAGAGGAGGCGCTGCGCCGCGCCGCCGAGTTCCGCCCGGACATCGTGGTGCTGGACCTGATGCTGCCGGACGTCGACGGCTTCGGCGTCCTGGACCGGCTGCGGCGCTCGGGCACGATGGTGCCGGTGGTGTTCCTCACCGCCCGGGACGGGGTCGCCGACCGGGTGGCGGGGCTGACCCGGGGCGGCGACGACTACCTGGTCAAGCCGTTCGCCGTGGAGGAGCTGATGGCGCGGCTGCGCACGGTGCTGCGGCGCAGCGCGGGGCCCGGGTTCCAGCGGTCGGTGCTGCGGGTGGCGGACCTGACCATGGACGAGGACACCCGCGAGGTGCGGCGCGGCGAGCGGCTGCTGTCGCTGACGCCGACCGAGTACGAGGTGCTGCGCTATCTGATGCGCCGGTCGCCGACCGTGCTGACCAAGGCGCAGATCCTGGACCACGTGTGGGAGTACGGCTTCGGCGGCCGCTCCAACGTGGTGGAGCTGGTGGTGAGCCGGCTGCGGCGCAAGCTGGACGACACCGGTGCGCCGCTCATCCAGACCGTGCGGGGCTTCGGCTACGTGATACGGCAGGCCGCCGAGTGA
- a CDS encoding sensor histidine kinase: MTGAVRRLRRTYRRLRLGTRLALGLGALSLAVFAVVGTALTAYMRDYLERQLGDQLKLIQTVQAKDAAAHGTVKRKPYYGWYTAVYDVSDDAVTLRRPADVPDDTRAFAGLARAMASSDTELMRTERIHGEGVYRLRGCEVEPGVVLVSAAPVEDVEETVGQLITVQVVVFALALAALVEFGRRMLRRGLKPLSDMAHTAHGIASHDLSESASRLPLRADGRDGGPEVAELRTAFNTMLEHIDDSLAVRAEAELRLRRFVADASHELRTPLMSVRGYADLFQYAAANEPAERDRHLARLRAEAARMGVLLDDLLLLARLDAAEVEAPLRTADTDLVELVLQAADAFRAGHPDHPLTVRAGAGPLRLRLDPQRIRQVLDNLLTNAAVHTPAGTPVSVEVSVAGGAALVRVADAGPGVPAEDRERVFDRFYRVDKARSRDRGGSGLGLPVARSLARAHGGDIDLSGGPGATVFTVRLPLDGGP; the protein is encoded by the coding sequence GTGACCGGCGCGGTGCGCCGGCTGCGGCGGACCTACCGGCGGCTGCGCCTGGGCACCCGGCTGGCGCTGGGCCTCGGGGCGCTGTCGCTGGCGGTGTTCGCGGTCGTCGGCACGGCCCTCACCGCCTACATGCGCGACTACCTGGAACGGCAGCTGGGCGACCAGCTGAAGCTGATCCAGACCGTGCAGGCCAAGGACGCGGCGGCGCACGGCACGGTGAAGCGCAAGCCGTACTACGGCTGGTACACGGCGGTGTACGACGTCTCCGACGACGCGGTCACCCTGCGCCGGCCCGCCGACGTGCCCGACGACACCCGGGCCTTCGCCGGCCTGGCGCGGGCGATGGCGTCCTCCGACACCGAGCTGATGCGCACCGAGCGGATCCACGGCGAGGGCGTCTACCGGCTGCGCGGCTGCGAGGTCGAGCCGGGGGTGGTGCTGGTGAGCGCCGCGCCGGTGGAGGACGTCGAGGAGACCGTCGGGCAGCTGATCACGGTGCAGGTCGTGGTGTTCGCCCTCGCGCTGGCGGCGCTGGTGGAGTTCGGGCGGCGGATGCTGCGGCGCGGGCTGAAACCGCTGAGCGACATGGCGCACACCGCGCACGGCATCGCCTCGCACGACCTGTCCGAGTCGGCGTCCCGGCTGCCGCTGCGCGCGGACGGGCGGGACGGCGGCCCGGAGGTCGCCGAGCTGCGCACCGCCTTCAACACGATGCTGGAGCACATCGACGACTCCCTCGCGGTGCGCGCGGAGGCCGAACTGCGGCTGCGCCGCTTCGTCGCGGACGCCTCGCACGAGCTGCGCACCCCGCTGATGTCGGTGCGCGGCTACGCGGACCTGTTCCAGTACGCCGCCGCCAACGAGCCCGCCGAGCGCGACCGGCACCTGGCGCGGCTGCGGGCGGAGGCCGCGCGGATGGGGGTGCTGCTGGACGACCTGCTGCTGCTCGCCCGGCTGGACGCGGCGGAGGTGGAGGCACCGCTGCGGACGGCGGACACGGACCTGGTGGAGCTGGTGCTGCAGGCCGCCGACGCGTTCCGGGCGGGCCACCCGGACCATCCGCTGACGGTGCGGGCCGGGGCGGGGCCGTTGCGGCTGCGCCTGGACCCGCAGCGCATCCGGCAGGTGCTGGACAACCTGCTCACCAACGCCGCCGTGCACACCCCGGCCGGCACCCCGGTGTCGGTGGAGGTCTCCGTCGCCGGCGGGGCGGCGCTGGTGCGGGTCGCCGACGCGGGCCCGGGCGTCCCTGCGGAGGACCGGGAGCGGGTCTTCGACCGCTTCTACCGTGTCGACAAGGCCCGCAGCCGCGACCGGGGCGGCAGCGGGCTCGGCCTCCCGGTCGCCCGGTCACTGGCGCGGGCGCACGGCGGCGACATCGACCTGAGCGGCGGGCCGGGCGCGACGGTGTTCACCGTACGGCTGCCCCTGGACGGCGGCCCCTGA